One genomic segment of Hordeum vulgare subsp. vulgare chromosome 2H, MorexV3_pseudomolecules_assembly, whole genome shotgun sequence includes these proteins:
- the LOC123424744 gene encoding uncharacterized protein LOC123424744: MRTQIWGAGRMSKQNHCNLAGSLRCCGGDHPLRKHGHDEEWRDWPNLPTVLLDDIVGRLLLYDVAEYIRLRAACKEWRNCTDDPRMGGGLDCRFRPRRWIMLSNRTKGDGRRFLNLSTGASACVNLPELSRHHLETSTEGLLLLRGKASHTVRLFNPLNRAFTNLPPITPDLGRAYIVWTGLLESSERLIYAGISEETSPASVVLLMIDQGRAIVYAKPGDQRWAVIEHDEIGRLDRYSSYRLSSASTLQGRFYFATLEGNIMHVRLCPEPRLVPVVVNQPKTRGHVSSYLVPPDDHRCGSMLMVRYYLDLDHLSANERRIITRRRKRMDVIRVGNRLKECQWNLIQVFEVNVARKRLVPVEDIGRHRAVFVGEAACFSLSARTFPCVAGNAVHLGATGARYPPVGVRYLADKSADPPFEFTTDGPASPDEPLKWYHRHNRPELNLFLDTGSELNLVPLARPCTLQEYLVCCAGLPGGLKD, encoded by the exons ATGAGGACGCAGATCTGGGGGGCAGGTCGCATGAGCAAGCAAAACCATTGTAACCTTGCTGGTTCCTTGCGATGCTGTGGGGGAGATCATCCTTTGCGTAAACACGGCCACGACGAGGAATG GCGAGATTGGCCGAACCTGCCTACGGTGCTCCTTGACGATATCGTCGGTCGGCTTCTCCTCTACGACGTGGCCGAGTACATCCGCCTCCGTGCTGCGTGCAAGGAATGGAGGAACTGCACCGATGATCCGCGCATGGGAGGCGGCCTGGACTGCCGCTTCCGCCCCCGCCGCTGGATCATGCTGTCCAACCGCACCAAGGGCGATGGCCGTCGCTTTCTCAACCTCTCCACCGGTGCCAGCGCTTGTGTCAATCTCCCGGAGCTCTCCCGCCACCACCTTGAGACCAGCACCGAGGGCCTCCTGCTCCTGCGTGGCAAGGCGAGCCACACTGTTCGCCTCTTCAACCCGCTCAACAGGGCCTTCACCAACCTCCCGCCCATCACCCCGGACCTCGGCAGAGCGTACATTGTCTGGACGGGGCTGTTGGAGTCTTCGGAGCGCCTCATCTATGCCGGCATCTCTGAAGAGACCTCCCCAGCGTCGGTCGTGCTCCTGATGATTGACCAGGGGCGTGCCATAGTCTACGCCAAGCCTGGCGACCAGCGGTGGGCTGTGATTGAGCATGACGAGATCGGGAGACTCGATCGCTACTCATCATATCGGTTATCGTCGGCTTCAACCCTGCAGGGGCGCTTCTACTTTGCGACTCTTGAGGGGAATATAATGCATGTGAGGCTCTGTCCTGAGCCTCGGTTGGTGCCTGTAGTCGTGAACCAGCCCAAAACCAGGGGTCATGTGTCCTCCTACCTTGTCCCTCCCGACGACCACCGCTGCGGCAGCATGCTCATGGTGCGCTACTACCTCGACCTTGATCACCTCAGCGCTAACGAGCGGAGAATCATTACGCGCAGGAGGAAGCGCATGGATGTGATCAGGGTGGGGAACAGGTTGAAGGAGTGTCAGTGGAACCTGATCCAGGTGTTTGAGGTGAATGTGGCCAGAAAAAGGCTCGTCCCGGTGGAGGACATTGGCCGCCACCGCGCGGTGTTTGTCGGGGAGGCGGCATGCTTTTCCCTCTCTGCCAGGACGTTTCCGTGCGTGGCGGGGAACGCGGTGCACCTGGGGGCGACTGGTGCCCGCTACCCTCCCGTCGGAGTGCGGTATCTGGCGGACAAGAGTGCGGATCCACCGTTTGAATTCACCACTGACGGGCCAGCTTCTCCTGATGAACCACTGAAATGGTACCACCGACATAACAGACCGGAGCTGAATCTTTTTCTTGACACTGGATCAGAGCTGAATCTAGTGCCTCTTGCTCGCCCCTGTACCCTGCAAGAGTACCTCGTATGTTGCGCAGGCCTCCCTGGCGGCCTCAAGGACTGA